In one Nocardia tengchongensis genomic region, the following are encoded:
- the upp gene encoding uracil phosphoribosyltransferase: MRTLVVDHPLAAALLTTMRDARTTNPTFRAALRDLTGILVYEAMRDAPVERFPIATPVAAAEGTRLNAPPLLVPVLRAGLGMVETAANLIPDARIGFVGLARDEETHQPTPYMESLPDDLSTMPVFVLDPMLATGGSMVYTLDLLATRNARDITVLCVVAAPEGITALEKSGHDVRLVTASVDRGLNSDAYIVPGLGDAGDRQFGPR; the protein is encoded by the coding sequence ATGCGCACACTCGTTGTGGACCATCCGCTGGCTGCCGCGTTGTTGACCACCATGCGAGATGCCCGGACCACCAATCCAACATTCCGGGCGGCGCTTCGGGATTTGACCGGGATTCTCGTCTACGAGGCCATGCGGGACGCGCCGGTGGAGCGGTTTCCGATCGCCACGCCGGTGGCCGCGGCCGAGGGAACCCGGCTGAACGCGCCGCCGCTGCTGGTACCGGTGCTGCGGGCCGGGCTGGGGATGGTGGAGACGGCGGCGAATCTGATTCCGGATGCCCGGATCGGGTTCGTGGGGCTGGCGCGCGACGAGGAGACACATCAGCCGACGCCGTACATGGAGTCGCTGCCGGACGACCTGTCTACGATGCCGGTGTTCGTGCTCGATCCGATGCTCGCCACCGGCGGGTCGATGGTGTACACGCTGGACCTGCTGGCCACCCGCAATGCCCGCGACATCACCGTGCTGTGCGTGGTGGCCGCGCCGGAAGGCATTACCGCCCTGGAGAAGTCGGGGCACGACGTCCGGCTGGTCACGGCTTCGGTGGACCGCGGCCTCAACTCCGACGCCTACATCGTGCCCGGTCTCGGCGACGCCGGCGACCGCCAGTTCGGCCCCCGCTGA
- a CDS encoding NAD(P)H-quinone dehydrogenase, which produces MTRIAIIGGGPAGYEAALVAAQHGAPVTLIDSDGIGGACVLWDCVPSKTFIASTGVRTDLRRARDLGITVHPSQAQVRLSEVNSRVKALAQAQSSDIRAKLQTAGVTVLSGYGELIDQAPGLATHLVKATLEDGQERVIEAEVVLIATGASPRVLPGAEPDGERILNWRQLYDLKELPETLVVVGSGVTGAEFVSAYTEMGVQVKVVSSRDRVLPGEDADAALVLEEALAERGVELVKHARADAVERTAEGIVVKLSDGRTVTGTHALMTVGSVPNTDGLGLARLGIELDKGGYLRVDRVSRTTAPGVYAAGDCTGLLPLASVAAMQGRIAMYHALGEGVQPIRLKTVASAVFTRPEIATVGVAQTAIDEGVVPARTVMLPLNTNPRAKMSGLRRGFVKIFCRPATGVVIGGVVVAPIASELILPIALAVQNNLTVNDLAQTFSVYPSLTGSVTEAARQLMRHDDLD; this is translated from the coding sequence ATGACCCGCATTGCGATCATCGGTGGGGGCCCCGCCGGATATGAAGCGGCGTTGGTAGCGGCACAGCACGGGGCGCCCGTCACGCTGATCGACAGTGACGGCATCGGCGGCGCGTGCGTGCTGTGGGATTGCGTGCCGTCGAAGACCTTCATCGCGTCCACCGGCGTGCGCACCGATCTGCGCCGCGCCCGGGACCTGGGCATCACCGTGCATCCCTCGCAGGCGCAGGTGCGGCTGTCCGAGGTGAACTCGCGGGTCAAGGCGCTCGCGCAGGCGCAGTCCTCCGACATTCGCGCCAAGCTGCAGACCGCCGGCGTGACCGTGCTGTCCGGCTACGGCGAACTCATCGACCAGGCCCCCGGGCTGGCCACCCACCTGGTGAAGGCCACCCTGGAAGACGGCCAGGAGCGGGTCATCGAGGCCGAGGTGGTGCTGATCGCCACCGGCGCCAGCCCGCGCGTGCTGCCCGGCGCCGAGCCCGACGGTGAGCGAATCCTGAACTGGCGTCAGCTCTACGACCTCAAGGAACTGCCCGAGACCCTGGTGGTCGTCGGTTCCGGTGTCACGGGCGCCGAATTCGTCTCCGCCTACACCGAGATGGGCGTGCAGGTGAAGGTCGTGTCCAGCCGGGACCGCGTGCTGCCCGGCGAGGACGCCGACGCCGCGCTGGTGCTGGAGGAGGCGCTCGCCGAACGCGGTGTGGAGCTGGTCAAGCACGCGCGCGCCGACGCGGTGGAGCGCACCGCCGAGGGCATCGTGGTGAAGCTGTCCGACGGCCGCACCGTCACCGGCACCCACGCGTTGATGACCGTCGGTTCCGTCCCCAACACCGACGGGCTGGGCCTGGCCCGGCTCGGCATCGAGCTGGACAAGGGCGGCTACCTGCGGGTGGACCGGGTGTCGCGGACGACCGCGCCCGGCGTCTACGCCGCGGGCGACTGCACCGGCCTGCTGCCGCTGGCGTCGGTGGCCGCCATGCAGGGCCGCATCGCCATGTACCACGCGCTGGGTGAGGGCGTGCAGCCGATTCGCCTGAAGACCGTTGCGTCCGCGGTGTTCACGCGCCCGGAGATCGCGACCGTGGGTGTCGCGCAGACCGCCATCGACGAGGGTGTGGTCCCCGCCCGCACGGTGATGCTGCCCCTGAACACCAACCCGCGGGCCAAGATGTCGGGCCTGCGACGGGGTTTCGTGAAGATCTTCTGCCGCCCGGCCACCGGTGTGGTGATCGGCGGCGTCGTGGTCGCGCCGATCGCGTCGGAGTTGATCCTGCCGATCGCGCTGGCGGTGCAGAACAACCTCACCGTGAACGATCTGGCGCAGACCTTCTCGGTGTACCCGTCGCTCACCGGATCGGTCACCGAGGCCGCGCGCCAGCTCATGCGGCACGACGATCTCGACTAG
- a CDS encoding type VII secretion target — translation MRIAIHPEGLTAYAATTTVLAADLAAATTRTATPDLLAAAFGLVGADFLTAYAAAHTTHVATLTDLSAILAAASAATGTAATTYTAHDDAHAAAVRAAATELDA, via the coding sequence ATGCGCATCGCGATCCACCCAGAGGGACTCACAGCTTACGCGGCGACCACCACCGTCCTCGCCGCCGACCTCGCTGCCGCCACCACCCGCACCGCCACCCCGGACCTACTCGCCGCCGCCTTCGGCCTCGTCGGCGCGGACTTCCTCACCGCCTACGCCGCCGCCCACACCACACACGTCGCCACCCTGACCGACCTCTCCGCGATCCTCGCCGCCGCGAGCGCCGCCACCGGCACCGCCGCGACCACCTACACCGCGCACGACGACGCCCACGCCGCCGCGGTCCGCGCCGCTGCCACGGAGCTGGACGCATGA
- a CDS encoding PPOX class F420-dependent oxidoreductase: MPATPVPAPIAEFLSRPNPAVFASNRPDGQPVSVATWYLYEDGRILVNLADFRKRLDYLREDPRITLTVLGDDNWYSHVSIQGRIVSIENDADSAVIDRIAEHYTGGPYGVRDQKRVSVWIEIDRWHAWGDIATQAK; encoded by the coding sequence ATGCCCGCAACCCCTGTGCCCGCCCCGATCGCCGAATTCCTGTCCCGGCCCAACCCGGCCGTGTTCGCCTCGAACCGCCCCGACGGGCAGCCGGTCTCGGTCGCGACCTGGTACCTGTACGAGGACGGCCGAATCCTGGTGAACCTGGCCGACTTCCGCAAGCGGCTGGACTACCTGCGCGAGGACCCGCGGATCACGCTGACCGTCCTCGGGGACGACAACTGGTACAGCCATGTCAGCATCCAGGGCCGCATCGTCTCCATCGAGAACGACGCGGACTCCGCGGTCATCGACCGCATCGCCGAGCACTACACGGGCGGCCCGTACGGGGTGCGTGACCAGAAGCGCGTCTCGGTCTGGATCGAGATCGACCGCTGGCACGCCTGGGGCGACATCGCGACCCAGGCCAAGTAG
- a CDS encoding enoyl-CoA hydratase/isomerase family protein, translating into MAYLKRDGDVFVLFLGTEGQTIDSENRFHPDWITEVHALLDEVEASEGPAALVVTADGKFFSNGLDTDWLFGNFDKNCWYLDRVHSLYSRLLAFGMPTVAAVNGHAFGAGAMLATSCDFRVMRADRGFWCLPEVHLGMPFTVAMNALLVNRLVNQVAVEAMTTGRRYAADDAIAAGIVDAKADAESLLATAIARADLLKGNRKPNLPVIKRALHQQALAGLAVETTPENLAFNP; encoded by the coding sequence ATGGCGTATTTGAAGCGTGATGGGGATGTGTTCGTGCTGTTCCTCGGGACCGAGGGGCAGACCATCGACAGCGAGAATCGTTTCCACCCCGACTGGATCACCGAGGTCCACGCGCTGCTCGACGAGGTCGAGGCGTCCGAGGGCCCGGCCGCGCTGGTGGTCACCGCCGACGGCAAGTTCTTCTCCAACGGCCTCGACACCGACTGGCTGTTCGGCAATTTCGACAAGAACTGCTGGTACCTGGACCGCGTGCACTCGCTCTACAGCCGCCTGCTGGCCTTCGGCATGCCGACCGTCGCCGCGGTGAACGGTCACGCCTTCGGCGCCGGCGCCATGCTCGCCACCTCCTGCGACTTCCGCGTGATGCGGGCCGACCGCGGCTTCTGGTGCCTGCCCGAGGTGCACCTGGGCATGCCGTTCACGGTCGCCATGAACGCGCTGCTGGTCAACCGCCTGGTCAACCAGGTCGCCGTGGAGGCCATGACCACCGGCCGCCGGTACGCCGCCGATGACGCCATCGCGGCCGGGATCGTGGACGCCAAGGCGGATGCGGAGTCGTTGCTGGCGACCGCGATCGCGCGCGCCGACCTGCTCAAGGGCAACCGCAAGCCGAACCTTCCGGTCATCAAGCGGGCCCTGCATCAGCAGGCGCTGGCCGGGCTCGCGGTGGAGACCACCCCCGAGAACCTGGCGTTCAACCCGTAA
- a CDS encoding M20 family metallopeptidase → MASADPAQLAAADAAIAGYRDQLIALSHDIHAEPELAFEEFRSVAKTIEPLRERGFRIETGVAELPTAFTAEFGSGDLVVGICAEYDALPEIGHACGHNIIAASAVGAALGLAAVADACGITVKVLGTPAEESGGGKVLMLERGVFDDLAMAMMVHPGPEDIVGAHSLALADLSVVFHGRESHASAAPQYGRNALDALTITQVALGLLRQHLLPGQQLHGIVGSGGVAPNIVPGHAELLYYLRAVDSATLDDLMQRASACFEAGALATGCTHEIRKLAPTYTELTPDSALLCAYREQITALGREPIAPEFEAARPLGSTDMGNVTNVIAGIHPVIGIDAGGAVTHQPAFAAAAVNASADRAVLDGATALARTAIHIAGDKMHRDRLSERVSQRQFQRQEDIR, encoded by the coding sequence GTGGCATCGGCCGATCCGGCGCAATTGGCCGCGGCCGATGCCGCGATCGCCGGCTATCGCGATCAGCTGATCGCACTCTCGCACGATATTCACGCCGAGCCCGAGCTGGCGTTCGAGGAATTCCGCAGTGTCGCCAAGACGATCGAGCCGCTGCGGGAGCGCGGATTTCGCATCGAAACGGGCGTGGCGGAGCTGCCGACCGCATTCACCGCCGAATTCGGCAGTGGCGATCTGGTTGTGGGCATTTGCGCGGAATATGACGCTTTGCCCGAAATTGGTCACGCGTGTGGCCACAACATCATCGCCGCCTCCGCGGTCGGCGCGGCCCTGGGCCTGGCCGCGGTCGCCGACGCCTGCGGCATCACCGTGAAGGTGCTCGGCACCCCGGCCGAGGAGTCGGGCGGCGGCAAGGTGCTCATGCTCGAGCGCGGCGTCTTCGACGACCTGGCCATGGCCATGATGGTGCACCCGGGCCCGGAGGACATCGTCGGCGCGCATTCACTGGCCCTCGCGGACCTGTCGGTGGTGTTCCACGGCCGGGAATCGCATGCCAGTGCCGCACCGCAATACGGGCGAAACGCCCTCGACGCCCTCACCATCACGCAAGTTGCGTTGGGTTTGCTGCGTCAACATCTCCTCCCCGGCCAACAGCTGCACGGTATAGTCGGGTCGGGCGGCGTCGCCCCGAATATCGTGCCCGGTCACGCGGAACTGCTGTATTACCTACGTGCGGTCGACTCCGCGACCCTCGATGATCTGATGCAACGAGCATCGGCATGTTTCGAGGCAGGTGCCCTGGCGACCGGATGCACCCACGAAATCCGGAAGCTCGCGCCGACATATACCGAGCTCACTCCCGATAGCGCACTACTGTGTGCCTATCGCGAGCAGATCACCGCGCTCGGCCGCGAGCCCATCGCCCCGGAATTCGAGGCGGCGAGGCCGCTGGGCAGCACCGATATGGGCAACGTCACCAACGTCATCGCCGGCATCCACCCGGTCATCGGCATCGACGCCGGAGGCGCGGTGACCCACCAGCCCGCGTTCGCGGCCGCCGCCGTGAACGCCTCGGCCGACCGTGCCGTGCTGGACGGGGCAACGGCGCTGGCTCGCACAGCGATACATATCGCAGGCGACAAAATGCACAGGGACAGGTTGTCGGAACGAGTCAGTCAACGGCAGTTTCAGCGACAGGAGGACATTCGGTGA
- a CDS encoding gamma-glutamylcyclotransferase encodes MPIYAAYGSNMDPEQMLKRCPHSPVYGTGWLEGWRLTFAGDDIGWEGPLATVVEEPGQRVFVVLYDVPDDDELSLDRWEGSDFGIHKKIRLRVTTNQGPTPTPVLAWLYVLDAYEGGLPSARYIGVISDAAEKAGAPDDYVHALRTRNSKNVGPGTFGM; translated from the coding sequence GTGCCGATTTACGCCGCCTATGGGTCCAACATGGATCCAGAGCAGATGCTCAAGCGCTGTCCGCACTCCCCTGTGTACGGAACCGGCTGGCTGGAAGGGTGGCGACTCACCTTCGCCGGGGACGACATCGGCTGGGAGGGACCGCTGGCGACGGTGGTCGAAGAGCCTGGACAACGCGTCTTCGTAGTCCTCTACGACGTGCCCGACGACGACGAGCTCAGCCTCGACCGCTGGGAGGGTTCGGACTTCGGTATCCACAAGAAGATCCGCCTGCGCGTCACCACCAACCAGGGCCCCACCCCCACGCCGGTCCTGGCCTGGCTCTACGTCCTCGACGCCTACGAGGGCGGACTGCCGTCCGCGCGCTACATCGGCGTCATCTCCGACGCCGCGGAGAAAGCGGGCGCGCCAGACGATTACGTGCACGCGCTACGCACCCGCAACAGTAAGAACGTAGGACCGGGCACCTTCGGAATGTAG
- a CDS encoding purine-nucleoside phosphorylase gives MLAEKAMGGVSELAATAIAERTGVPQHRVAVVLGSGWQEAAAVIGEPSTSIPMSEVPGFGSPTAQGHQGTIHSVTVGDSPVLLLMGRQHLYEGHEPSKVVHNVRTALAAGARTVLLTNAAGGIRDGLSVGEPVLISDHINLTGRTPIEGANFVDLVDAWDPELRSLAREIDPSLTEGVYAGLTGPQYETPAEIRMLRTIGADLVGMSTVLEAIACREGGAKVLGISLVTNLAAGVTGQHLSHAEVLAEGHAAAPRLGKLLRGVLERL, from the coding sequence ATGCTAGCCGAGAAGGCCATGGGCGGGGTTTCCGAACTAGCCGCCACAGCCATTGCCGAACGAACGGGCGTGCCGCAGCACCGAGTTGCAGTGGTGCTGGGATCGGGTTGGCAGGAGGCTGCCGCCGTCATCGGTGAGCCATCCACATCCATCCCCATGAGCGAGGTGCCGGGGTTCGGATCGCCCACGGCGCAGGGCCATCAGGGCACCATCCATTCGGTGACCGTGGGCGACTCGCCGGTGCTGCTGCTCATGGGCCGCCAGCACCTCTACGAGGGCCACGAGCCGAGCAAGGTCGTCCACAACGTGCGCACCGCCCTGGCCGCGGGTGCGCGGACCGTGCTGCTCACCAATGCCGCGGGCGGCATCCGCGACGGTCTCTCGGTCGGCGAGCCGGTGCTCATCAGCGACCACATCAACCTGACCGGGCGCACCCCCATCGAAGGCGCGAACTTTGTCGACCTGGTCGACGCCTGGGATCCCGAATTGCGGTCTCTCGCACGGGAAATCGACCCCAGCCTGACCGAGGGCGTGTACGCGGGCCTGACCGGGCCGCAGTACGAGACCCCCGCCGAGATCCGCATGCTGCGCACCATCGGCGCGGACCTGGTCGGCATGTCGACCGTGCTGGAGGCCATCGCCTGTCGCGAGGGCGGGGCCAAGGTGCTCGGCATCTCCCTGGTCACCAACCTGGCCGCCGGCGTCACCGGTCAGCACCTCTCGCACGCCGAAGTCCTGGCCGAAGGCCACGCCGCCGCACCGCGATTGGGCAAGCTGCTGCGCGGCGTGCTGGAACGCCTCTAG
- a CDS encoding PLP-dependent aminotransferase family protein encodes MSATFPPLARRLDGLQSSAIRDLLKLTSRADIISLAGGLPDAELMPRDRIAAAADAALSDRSRLQYTESPGWGPLREVLAVRESARLGRTVPVDEIFVTHGSQQALSLLSEVLLDPGALVIVEDPAYVGALQVFRAAGARIEAVPLDAEGMRVDILRDRLAAGQRPAVVHTVSNFHNPGGVTLVPERRRELARLAEQYGFWIIEDDPYGELWFDRPSPEPVATYSPNVIRLSSASKILAPTLRAGWMIAPVQVCRAVELLKQGADLCGSALTQQITADLLADTDWLAAHVDSVRQVYGDRAKALVGAVRARFGDQVVSTDATGGMFVWVDFTDGTDTTALLPRALDAGVAYVPGNAFAVSTDYTRSMRLCFTTSGAATLEQAVDRLAAAHAQS; translated from the coding sequence ATGTCCGCGACCTTCCCGCCCCTCGCGCGGCGGCTCGACGGCCTGCAGAGCTCGGCGATCCGCGACCTGCTCAAGCTCACCTCGCGCGCGGACATCATCAGCTTGGCCGGAGGTTTGCCGGACGCCGAACTCATGCCCCGCGACCGCATCGCGGCCGCCGCCGACGCGGCGCTGTCCGACCGCTCCCGCCTCCAGTACACCGAGTCCCCGGGCTGGGGCCCGCTGCGCGAGGTCCTCGCCGTCCGCGAGTCCGCCCGGCTGGGCCGTACCGTCCCCGTCGACGAGATCTTCGTGACCCACGGCTCGCAGCAGGCGCTCTCGCTGCTGTCGGAGGTGCTGCTGGATCCGGGCGCGCTGGTGATCGTCGAGGATCCGGCGTATGTCGGTGCGCTGCAGGTCTTCCGGGCCGCCGGTGCGCGAATCGAGGCCGTCCCGCTGGACGCCGAGGGCATGCGGGTCGACATCCTGCGGGACCGGCTGGCCGCGGGGCAGCGGCCCGCCGTGGTCCACACCGTCAGCAACTTCCACAATCCGGGCGGCGTGACGCTGGTTCCGGAGCGTCGCCGTGAACTCGCCCGGCTGGCCGAGCAGTACGGCTTCTGGATCATCGAGGACGACCCGTACGGCGAACTCTGGTTCGATCGGCCCTCGCCCGAACCGGTGGCGACCTACTCGCCCAACGTGATTCGCCTCTCCAGCGCCTCGAAGATCCTGGCCCCCACGCTGCGCGCGGGCTGGATGATCGCCCCCGTGCAGGTCTGCCGCGCGGTGGAACTGCTCAAGCAGGGCGCGGACCTGTGCGGGTCCGCCCTCACCCAGCAGATCACCGCGGACCTGCTCGCCGACACCGATTGGCTTGCCGCCCACGTGGATTCGGTCCGCCAGGTGTACGGCGACCGCGCCAAGGCGCTGGTCGGTGCGGTGCGCGCCCGCTTCGGCGACCAGGTGGTCAGCACCGACGCCACCGGCGGCATGTTCGTGTGGGTCGACTTCACCGACGGCACCGACACCACCGCGCTGCTGCCACGCGCCCTGGACGCGGGCGTCGCCTACGTCCCCGGCAACGCCTTCGCCGTCTCCACCGACTACACCCGCTCGATGCGCCTGTGCTTCACCACATCCGGCGCGGCGACGCTCGAGCAGGCCGTCGATCGGCTGGCCGCGGCTCACGCCCAGTCGTAG
- a CDS encoding phospho-sugar mutase, with the protein MLRFGTAGLRGPLQDGPDGMNVDTVSRASAGIAAWLRDRCLGGGLVIVGRDARHGSDEFATAAAEVFAAAGFSVLALPHPVPTPVVAYAVRELKAVAGVQITASHNPATDNGYKVYLDGGSQLVPPADAEIERCIDAVHGRIPRTDPDPTAPDPALLALPEDTPPDAMGEESVRRYLNRVTRLPGLIGGTTAARKDIRIVLTAMHGVGGELAVAALRGAGFDEVLVVTEQFAPDPDFPTVAFPNPEEPGAADLLLELGERLDADLAIALDPDADRCALGVRGPHGWRMLRGDETGVLLGDFVLRTAAPDALVATTIVSSRLLSEIAAARGARYAETLTGFKWLARAGEGLVYAYEEAIGHCVDPSAVRDKDGISAAVVAADLVAQLKADGRTLLDVLDDYAVEFGVHAGDQVSLRLADASAAADVVARLRETPPCEIAGEAVTCTDMSQLRGRMRTDALVFEAPSFRVVVRPSGTEPKLKCYLEAFEPVAGPDALEAAKALAAQRLTELRKYFEQL; encoded by the coding sequence ATGCTGCGCTTCGGAACCGCCGGGCTGCGCGGTCCCCTCCAGGACGGCCCGGACGGCATGAACGTCGACACCGTCTCGCGGGCGTCGGCGGGTATCGCCGCCTGGCTGCGCGACCGCTGTCTGGGCGGCGGCCTGGTGATCGTCGGCCGCGACGCCCGGCACGGCTCCGACGAATTCGCCACCGCCGCGGCGGAAGTCTTCGCCGCGGCCGGGTTCTCGGTGCTGGCCCTCCCCCACCCGGTCCCGACGCCGGTGGTCGCCTACGCGGTCCGCGAGTTGAAAGCCGTTGCGGGAGTGCAGATCACCGCCTCCCACAACCCGGCCACCGACAACGGCTACAAGGTCTACCTCGACGGCGGCTCGCAGCTCGTCCCGCCCGCCGACGCCGAGATCGAGCGCTGTATCGACGCCGTCCACGGCCGCATCCCGCGCACCGATCCCGACCCGACGGCCCCGGACCCCGCCTTGCTCGCCCTGCCCGAGGACACTCCGCCGGACGCGATGGGCGAGGAGAGCGTCCGCCGCTACCTGAACCGGGTCACCCGGCTGCCCGGCCTGATCGGCGGTACGACCGCGGCGCGCAAGGACATTCGGATCGTGCTGACCGCCATGCACGGGGTGGGTGGGGAGCTCGCGGTCGCCGCGCTGCGCGGGGCCGGATTCGACGAAGTGCTGGTCGTCACGGAGCAGTTCGCGCCGGACCCGGACTTCCCGACGGTCGCGTTCCCGAACCCCGAGGAGCCGGGCGCGGCCGACCTGCTGCTGGAGCTGGGCGAGCGGCTCGACGCGGACCTCGCCATCGCCCTGGACCCGGACGCGGATCGGTGCGCGCTCGGCGTGCGCGGACCGCACGGGTGGCGCATGCTGCGCGGCGACGAAACCGGGGTGCTGCTGGGCGATTTCGTCCTGCGAACCGCAGCTCCCGACGCCCTGGTCGCCACCACGATCGTGTCCTCGCGGCTGTTGAGCGAGATCGCCGCGGCCCGCGGGGCGCGATACGCCGAGACCCTCACCGGTTTCAAATGGTTGGCCCGCGCGGGCGAGGGCCTGGTCTACGCGTACGAAGAGGCGATCGGGCACTGCGTCGATCCGTCGGCGGTGCGCGACAAGGACGGCATCTCGGCGGCGGTCGTCGCGGCGGACCTGGTCGCGCAGCTGAAGGCCGACGGGCGGACCCTGCTCGACGTCCTCGACGACTACGCGGTGGAATTCGGCGTGCACGCCGGAGACCAGGTGTCGCTGCGCCTCGCGGACGCCTCGGCCGCCGCCGACGTGGTCGCGCGCCTGCGCGAGACCCCGCCCTGCGAGATCGCCGGCGAAGCGGTGACCTGCACCGACATGTCACAGCTGCGCGGCCGGATGCGCACCGACGCACTCGTTTTCGAGGCGCCCTCGTTCCGTGTGGTGGTGCGCCCGTCCGGCACCGAACCCAAGCTCAAGTGCTACCTGGAAGCGTTCGAGCCTGTCGCCGGCCCTGATGCGCTCGAAGCCGCGAAAGCCCTCGCCGCGCAACGTCTCACCGAGCTCCGCAAATACTTCGAACAGCTCTGA
- a CDS encoding M20 family metallopeptidase: protein MEPASGHEVVESWLAEHMDDLMAWRRHIHANPELSRTEFGTTEFVESWLIKAGLEPRKLPSGTGLICDIGPDGPRIGLRADMDALPLQEYTGLPFASTVPGVSHACGHDAHTTILLGTALALAEIEDLPVGVRLVFQHAEEVMPGGAVDMVAAGAMEDVSRMFALHCDPRLEVGQVGIRVGAITSAADTVELVLDSPGGHTSRPHLTSDLVYAMGTVITGLPGLLSRRIDPRTSTVMVWGAVSAGKAPNAIPQTGMLTGTVRTGDHATWSLLEPMVREIVEGLLAPTGVRYQLNYKRGVPPVVNDEQAVRMFEDAIRGLGPDGLADTQQSGGGEDFSWYLEEVPGAMGRLGVWSGSGEQLDLHQPTFDIDERALAVGVRVFTNIVLNAR, encoded by the coding sequence ATGGAACCGGCTTCCGGGCACGAGGTGGTGGAGTCCTGGCTCGCCGAGCACATGGACGACCTCATGGCGTGGCGTCGCCACATCCACGCCAACCCGGAACTGTCCCGCACCGAGTTCGGCACCACCGAATTCGTGGAGTCCTGGCTGATCAAGGCCGGTCTCGAACCCCGCAAACTGCCGAGCGGCACCGGCCTGATCTGTGACATCGGCCCGGACGGCCCGCGCATCGGCCTGCGCGCCGACATGGACGCGCTGCCGCTGCAGGAGTACACGGGCCTGCCCTTCGCCTCCACCGTGCCCGGCGTCTCGCACGCCTGCGGGCACGACGCGCACACCACCATCCTGCTCGGCACCGCGCTGGCGCTGGCCGAGATCGAGGACCTGCCGGTCGGCGTGCGGCTGGTGTTCCAGCACGCCGAGGAGGTCATGCCCGGCGGCGCCGTCGACATGGTCGCCGCGGGCGCCATGGAAGACGTCTCGCGGATGTTCGCGCTGCACTGCGACCCGCGCCTGGAGGTGGGTCAGGTCGGCATCCGGGTCGGGGCCATCACCTCGGCCGCCGACACCGTCGAGTTGGTGCTCGATTCCCCCGGCGGCCACACCTCCCGCCCGCACCTGACCAGCGACCTGGTCTACGCCATGGGCACCGTCATCACCGGCCTGCCCGGTCTGCTCTCGCGCCGCATCGACCCGCGCACCAGCACCGTCATGGTGTGGGGCGCGGTGTCGGCGGGCAAGGCGCCCAACGCGATTCCGCAGACCGGCATGCTGACCGGCACCGTCCGCACCGGCGATCACGCCACCTGGTCCCTGCTCGAGCCCATGGTCCGCGAGATCGTCGAGGGCCTGCTGGCCCCGACCGGCGTGCGCTACCAGCTCAACTACAAGCGCGGCGTGCCGCCGGTGGTGAACGACGAGCAGGCCGTGCGCATGTTCGAGGACGCGATCCGCGGCCTCGGCCCCGACGGGCTGGCCGACACCCAGCAGTCCGGCGGCGGCGAGGACTTCTCCTGGTATCTGGAGGAAGTGCCCGGCGCGATGGGCCGGCTCGGCGTCTGGTCCGGTTCGGGTGAGCAGCTCGACCTGCACCAGCCGACCTTCGACATCGACGAGCGCGCGCTGGCGGTCGGTGTCCGGGTCTTCACCAATATCGTGCTGAACGCCCGCTGA